One part of the Glycine max cultivar Williams 82 chromosome 14, Glycine_max_v4.0, whole genome shotgun sequence genome encodes these proteins:
- the LOC100814388 gene encoding transcription factor bHLH61 gives MELHDHDFLEELMSLRRETWDTNPCSQENQLFSNGWSFDCFDQNYHQAFPPNSFSCQQVPQSYNHDYTYNEIYSSLLHEFSAPQVIDSSSYNTLDSTPHNTPPFLAQEDYPLSMMEEEDPGFLGEELQCLDLQTTCKMESSHSPEMPIFNTTSSCVERKNRAKKLQGQPSKNLMAERRRRKRLNDRLSMLRSIVPKISKMDRTAILGDTIDYMKELLEKINNLKQEIEVDSNMASIFKDVKPNEIIVRNSPKFDVERRNVTTRVEICCAGKPGLLLSTVNTLETLGLEIQQCVISCFNDFTVQASCSEELQQKTILSSEDIKQALFRSAGYGGRCL, from the exons atggaGCTTCATGACCATGATTTCTTGGAGGAATTAATGTCTCTAAGAAGAGAAACATGGGATACAAATCCATGTTCACAAGAAAACCAGCTTTTCTCTAATGGCTGGAGTtttgattgttttgatcaaAACTATCATCAAGCTTTTCCTCCAAACTCTTTCTCTTGCCAACAAGTTCCTCAAAGTTACAACCACGACTACACCTACAATGAAATCTATAGTTCCTTACTTCACGAATTCTCTGCACCACAAGTTATAGATTCATCATCCTATAACACCCTTGATAGTACTCCACATAATACCCCTCCTTTTCTTGCTCAAGAAGATTATCCATTGTCCATGATGGAAGAAGAAGATCCGGGTTTTCTCGGGGAAGAGCTTCAATGCTTGGACCTTCAAACCACATGCAAAATGGAGTCAAGCCATTCCCCTGAAATGCCTATTTTCAACACAACTTCATCATGTGTGGAGAGAAAGAATAGAGCAAAGAAGCTTCAGGGGCAGCCTTCAAAGAACCTAATGGCagagaggagaagaagaaagagattaAATGACAGGCTCTCCATGCTAAGATCAATTGTGCCTAAGATAAGTAAG ATGGACAGAACAGCTATACTTGGAGACACTATCGATTATATGAAGGAGCTCTTGGAAAAGATTAATAATTTGAAGCAAGAAATAGAAGTTGATTCCAACATGGCTAGCATTTTCAAGGATGTAAAGCCAAATGAAATCATAGTGAGGAATTCTCCAAAG TTTGATGTGGAGAGGAGAAATGTCACTACAAGGGTGGAGATCTGCTGTGCAGGGAAGCCAGGCTTGTTGCTGTCTACAGTAAACACCTTGGAAACGTTAGGCCTCGAGATCCAACAATGTGTTATTAGCTGTTTCAATGATTTCACAGTGCAAGCTTCTTGTTCAGAG GAATTGCAGCAGAAGACAATTCTGAGTTCCGAAGATATAAAACAAGCACTATTTAGAAGCGCAGGATATGGTGGACGATgtttgtga